One window of the Oncorhynchus gorbuscha isolate QuinsamMale2020 ecotype Even-year linkage group LG17, OgorEven_v1.0, whole genome shotgun sequence genome contains the following:
- the LOC124001472 gene encoding jun dimerization protein 2-like, whose translation MQRFPLFKIYCRPSADQKKGQLLHSESKSAVVTAGSNMMPGPIPDPLVTAGSLPSLGPLAGIPSTTLTDQLKFADLRELGSMLSPLHFLGKLGKRPLNIKTERDEEEDRRKRRREKNKVAAARCRNKKKERTDYLQRESERLEVMNSDLKAQIEELKHERQQLIIMLNHHRPTCIVRTDSVKTPESEVNPLLEHLEGK comes from the exons ATGCAACGATTTCCACTTTTTAAAATCTACTGTCGACCTTCAGCTGACCAGAAGAAAGGACAACTGTTGCACTCGGAATCAAAGTCAG CTGTGGTCACAGCCGGGTCTAACATGATGCCGGGACCAATCCCAGATCCCCTGGTGACAGCGGGCTCCCTGCCCAGCCTGGGTCCCCTGGCAGGGATCCCCTCCACCACGctgactgaccagctcaaattcGCCGACCTCCGGGAACTGGGGTCCATGCTCTCTCCTCTGCACTTCCTGGGCAAGCTAGGGAAGAGGCCCCTAAACATCAAAACAGAA agagatgaggaagaggacaggaggaaacgaaggagagagaaaaacaaagttGCAGCAGCACGCTGTAGAAACAAAAAGAAGGAGAGGACAGACTATCTACAAAGG GAATCAGAGAGACTAGAGGTGATGAACTCTGACCTCAAAGCCCAGATCGAGGAGCTGAAGCATGAGCGGCAGCAGCTGATCATCATGTTGAATCACCACCGCCCAACGTGCATCGTAAGAACAGACAGCGTCAAGACCCCTGAAAGCGAAGTCAACCCCTTGCTGGAGCACCTGGAGGGGAAGTGA
- the LOC124001991 gene encoding proto-oncogene c-Fos-like isoform X1: MFLNPDFDSKSRCSTESPVGDTLTYYQKTQDDSISSSSASPSESNAQELCPDMDIPATPFVPTVTAISTTPDLLWMVQPTIITSLSPSLSSKQTNEAKSSLQSKTKAGESRGKNTGRKGKTEQLSPEEEEKKRVRRERNKMAAAKCRNRRRELTDSLQTETDQLEEDKATLQTEIANLLKEKERLEFVLATHKPVCQITEELDSIFLEPSRSPDLPPSPEGGKLPEDSAQEAPSLQDMDILNDTSTAISGNSNILLCASIEVNICDLEPSLDMKEGLLDNLLPSMEEEIPTETAHSVPDIDLSGSLGVTDWETLYKSVSNDLEPLSTPVVTSTPTCSSYLSVFTFSCPDLDSFGVGFDGRKGGGGKAESVDILNSPTLLAL; this comes from the exons ATGTTTCTCAACCCTGACTTCGACTCAAAGTCTCGCTGTAGCACCGAATCTCCTGTTGGGGACACCCTGACGTACTATCAGAAGACACAAGACGACTCTATCTCCAGCTCCTCAGCTTCGCCATCAGAGAGTAATGCACAG GAGCTCTGCCCAGACATGGATATACCAGCCACTCCATTTGTTCCAACAGTGACTGCAATTTCCACAACCCCGGATTTGCTATGGATGGTCCAGCCGACCATTATaacgtctctctccccatctctgagTAGCAAACAAACCAATGAAGCAAAGAGCTCTCTCCAGTCAAAAACCAAAGCGGGCGAGAGCAGGGGAAAAAACACTGGCAGAAAGGGGAAAACCGAGCAG TTATCtccagaggaagaagagaagaagagggtgaggagagagagaaataaaatggcTGCAGCCAAATGTCGCAACAGACGGAGGGAACTCACTGATTCACTGCAAACT GAGACTGATCAGCTGGAGGAAGACAAAGCAACTCTGCAGACAGAGATAGCCAACCTcctcaaagagaaagagaggctggAATTTGTCCTCGCTACTCATAAACCTGTGTGCCAAATTACAGAAGAATTGGATTCCATCTTCCTGGAGCCCAGTAGGTCTCCAGACCTCCCCCCCAGCCCAGAGGGGGGTAAACTCCCTGAGGACAGTGCTCAGGAAGCCCCCTCGCTCCAGGACATGGACATCCTCAATGACACGTCCACAGCCATCTCTGGAAACTCCAACATCCTACTCTGTGCCAGTATTGAAGTGAACATCTGCGACCTTGAGCCCTCTTTGGACATGAAGGAGGGTCTCCTGGACAATCTGCTGCCCAGCATGGAGGAGGAAATCCCCACAGAGACTGCCCACTCTGTCCCAGATATTGACCTGAGTGGCTCTCTTGGGGTTACGGACTGGGAAACCCTGTACAAATCTGTGTCTAATGACCTAGAGCCCTTGAGCACTCCTGTTGTGACCTCCACCCCCACATGTAGCAGCTACCTGTCCGTTTTCACATTCTCCTGTCCTGATCTTGACTCCTTTGGAGTGGGGTTTGACGGTCGCAAAGGTGGAGGGGGCAAGGCTGAATCTGTTGATATCCTcaactctccaaccctgttgGCCTTATAA
- the LOC124001991 gene encoding proto-oncogene c-Fos-like isoform X2, translating into MFLNPDFDSKSRCSTESPVGDTLTYYQKTQDDSISSSSASPSESNAQELCPDMDIPATPFVPTVTAISTTPDLLWMVQPTIITSLSPSLSSKQTNEAKSSLQSKTKAGESRGKNTGRKGKTEQLSPEEEEKKRVRRERNKMAAAKCRNRRRELTDSLQTTDQLEEDKATLQTEIANLLKEKERLEFVLATHKPVCQITEELDSIFLEPSRSPDLPPSPEGGKLPEDSAQEAPSLQDMDILNDTSTAISGNSNILLCASIEVNICDLEPSLDMKEGLLDNLLPSMEEEIPTETAHSVPDIDLSGSLGVTDWETLYKSVSNDLEPLSTPVVTSTPTCSSYLSVFTFSCPDLDSFGVGFDGRKGGGGKAESVDILNSPTLLAL; encoded by the exons ATGTTTCTCAACCCTGACTTCGACTCAAAGTCTCGCTGTAGCACCGAATCTCCTGTTGGGGACACCCTGACGTACTATCAGAAGACACAAGACGACTCTATCTCCAGCTCCTCAGCTTCGCCATCAGAGAGTAATGCACAG GAGCTCTGCCCAGACATGGATATACCAGCCACTCCATTTGTTCCAACAGTGACTGCAATTTCCACAACCCCGGATTTGCTATGGATGGTCCAGCCGACCATTATaacgtctctctccccatctctgagTAGCAAACAAACCAATGAAGCAAAGAGCTCTCTCCAGTCAAAAACCAAAGCGGGCGAGAGCAGGGGAAAAAACACTGGCAGAAAGGGGAAAACCGAGCAG TTATCtccagaggaagaagagaagaagagggtgaggagagagagaaataaaatggcTGCAGCCAAATGTCGCAACAGACGGAGGGAACTCACTGATTCACTGCAAACT ACTGATCAGCTGGAGGAAGACAAAGCAACTCTGCAGACAGAGATAGCCAACCTcctcaaagagaaagagaggctggAATTTGTCCTCGCTACTCATAAACCTGTGTGCCAAATTACAGAAGAATTGGATTCCATCTTCCTGGAGCCCAGTAGGTCTCCAGACCTCCCCCCCAGCCCAGAGGGGGGTAAACTCCCTGAGGACAGTGCTCAGGAAGCCCCCTCGCTCCAGGACATGGACATCCTCAATGACACGTCCACAGCCATCTCTGGAAACTCCAACATCCTACTCTGTGCCAGTATTGAAGTGAACATCTGCGACCTTGAGCCCTCTTTGGACATGAAGGAGGGTCTCCTGGACAATCTGCTGCCCAGCATGGAGGAGGAAATCCCCACAGAGACTGCCCACTCTGTCCCAGATATTGACCTGAGTGGCTCTCTTGGGGTTACGGACTGGGAAACCCTGTACAAATCTGTGTCTAATGACCTAGAGCCCTTGAGCACTCCTGTTGTGACCTCCACCCCCACATGTAGCAGCTACCTGTCCGTTTTCACATTCTCCTGTCCTGATCTTGACTCCTTTGGAGTGGGGTTTGACGGTCGCAAAGGTGGAGGGGGCAAGGCTGAATCTGTTGATATCCTcaactctccaaccctgttgGCCTTATAA